In a genomic window of Chryseobacterium sp. G0162:
- the bla-A gene encoding CGA/CIA family class A beta-lactamase — translation MKKIAAIFLLISTFASAQKSSLEQKISAITKNKQATVGVSVLGFENQFKYSQNGDKKLAMMSVFKFHVACAALDLVDKGKLSLDQKVFIKKSELYNTWSPFKTKYPEGNREVTLYEIIDYTVALSDNNLCDILIELVGGTQAVQKFMNSKGVKDFQIKHSERGMALNGWDSLFENYTTTNSTVQLLKKFYDGKLLSKKSTDDLMQIMLGTQTGANKIVEQLPKGTPVAHKTGSSSIKDNILTIAENDMGIITLPNGKHYAIAVYVSNSKESEAENCRIISDISKAVWDNFNK, via the coding sequence ATGAAAAAAATAGCCGCAATTTTCCTTTTAATATCTACGTTTGCGTCAGCACAAAAATCATCTTTGGAACAAAAAATAAGTGCAATTACAAAGAATAAGCAAGCTACGGTAGGAGTTTCTGTTTTAGGATTTGAAAATCAATTTAAATACAGCCAAAACGGTGATAAAAAGCTTGCTATGATGAGTGTTTTCAAGTTTCATGTGGCCTGTGCAGCACTGGATCTTGTAGATAAAGGAAAACTTTCGTTGGACCAAAAGGTTTTTATTAAAAAATCTGAACTGTATAATACATGGTCTCCTTTCAAAACTAAATACCCTGAAGGAAATAGAGAGGTTACTTTATATGAAATCATAGACTATACGGTAGCATTAAGCGATAATAACCTCTGTGACATCCTGATAGAACTTGTAGGAGGGACCCAGGCTGTGCAGAAGTTTATGAATTCTAAAGGAGTTAAGGACTTCCAGATTAAACATAGTGAACGCGGGATGGCTCTTAACGGATGGGACTCGTTATTTGAAAATTATACTACAACCAATTCTACCGTACAGCTTTTGAAAAAGTTCTACGACGGAAAGTTGCTTTCAAAAAAATCTACCGATGATCTGATGCAGATAATGCTGGGAACCCAAACGGGAGCCAATAAAATTGTGGAACAACTGCCTAAAGGGACTCCAGTAGCCCATAAAACGGGATCTTCCAGTATAAAAGATAATATTCTTACGATTGCAGAAAATGATATGGGAATCATCACTCTTCCTAACGGAAAACACTATGCCATTGCGGTATATGTAAGTAATTCCAAGGAGTCGGAAGCAGAAAACTGCAGAATAATCTCTGACATTTCAAAAGCAGTCTGGGATAATTTTAATAAATAA
- a CDS encoding cellulase family glycosylhydrolase has translation MKRSILLSALLLSQFGTSQLLKTSGKKIVNDKGENIQLRGLGLGGWMLQEGYMLKTADFAGPQYKIKEKIAELIGEDGMQEFYKAYLKNGITKQDIDFLAKAGFNSIRLPMHYNLYTLSIEKEPAKGKDTWLEEGFKMTDDLLQWCKDNKIYLILDLHAAPGGQGNDANISDNDKTKPSLWESEENQRKTVALWKKLAERYKNEPWIGGYDIINEPNINFTGKNPNGTDEMSNAPLWKLQKDITDAIREVDQKHIIFIEGNGWGNNYNGLIPIWDNNMAFSFHKYWNYNDDKTIQFALDLREKHHIPIWLGETGENSNVWFTELIQLLDKHNIGYAFWPMKKIDNIAGITNVKTTPEYEKLLAYWKNGGEKPSKEYAQKALMQIADNYKFSNVEVKNDVIDAMFRQVSDDSTKPFKNHQVPGRIFASDYDLGRMGSAYLDKDFINLWVSDPAKRSEWNYGQQMRNDGVDIYSCQDKITNQYYVGKTETGEWLQYTVNSKVNKNYTFEIRYSSINPSKVRIEDASGKILASVALPSTGKNENWTTVSTKSIPFQKGENKFRIVFENGGVNLNYFEVK, from the coding sequence ATGAAAAGATCCATCCTATTATCCGCCTTATTATTGTCTCAATTTGGGACATCTCAATTATTAAAGACTTCAGGAAAGAAAATCGTTAATGATAAAGGTGAAAATATCCAGTTGAGAGGCCTCGGTTTAGGAGGTTGGATGCTACAGGAAGGCTATATGCTGAAAACAGCTGATTTTGCTGGCCCTCAGTATAAAATTAAGGAAAAAATAGCTGAGCTGATTGGTGAAGATGGTATGCAGGAGTTTTATAAGGCTTATTTAAAGAATGGAATTACGAAGCAGGATATTGATTTTTTAGCAAAAGCCGGTTTCAATTCCATCAGACTTCCGATGCATTATAATCTGTATACTCTTTCCATAGAAAAAGAACCGGCAAAAGGTAAGGATACCTGGCTGGAAGAAGGTTTTAAAATGACCGATGATCTTCTTCAATGGTGTAAAGACAACAAAATTTACCTGATTCTTGATCTTCATGCTGCCCCTGGCGGACAAGGAAATGATGCCAATATTTCTGATAATGATAAGACTAAACCTTCTCTTTGGGAAAGTGAAGAAAATCAAAGAAAAACAGTTGCACTATGGAAAAAACTAGCAGAGCGCTACAAAAACGAACCTTGGATTGGCGGATATGATATTATCAATGAGCCTAACATCAATTTCACAGGAAAAAACCCCAACGGAACAGACGAAATGTCAAATGCTCCTCTTTGGAAACTACAGAAAGACATCACCGATGCTATTCGTGAAGTTGACCAAAAGCATATTATCTTTATTGAAGGAAACGGCTGGGGCAATAACTACAACGGATTAATCCCGATTTGGGACAACAACATGGCTTTTAGCTTTCATAAATACTGGAATTACAATGATGATAAAACCATTCAATTTGCACTGGATTTAAGAGAAAAACATCATATACCAATCTGGCTTGGAGAAACCGGTGAAAATTCGAATGTATGGTTCACGGAACTGATTCAATTGCTGGATAAACACAATATTGGATACGCTTTCTGGCCTATGAAAAAGATTGATAATATCGCCGGAATCACGAATGTAAAAACAACTCCTGAATATGAAAAACTCTTGGCTTATTGGAAGAATGGAGGTGAAAAGCCTTCTAAAGAATATGCTCAAAAAGCTTTGATGCAAATTGCTGACAACTACAAATTCAGCAATGTAGAAGTTAAAAATGATGTTATAGATGCGATGTTCAGACAAGTTTCGGATGATTCTACAAAACCGTTTAAGAACCACCAGGTTCCCGGAAGAATATTTGCATCAGACTATGATCTGGGAAGAATGGGGTCAGCTTATCTGGATAAGGATTTCATTAATCTCTGGGTAAGTGATCCTGCAAAAAGATCAGAATGGAACTATGGTCAGCAAATGAGAAATGATGGTGTTGACATCTATTCATGTCAGGATAAAATAACCAATCAGTATTATGTAGGAAAAACAGAAACCGGAGAATGGTTACAGTATACAGTCAATTCCAAGGTGAATAAAAATTATACCTTCGAGATCAGATACTCGAGTATTAATCCTTCCAAAGTAAGGATTGAGGATGCTTCAGGAAAAATATTGGCAAGTGTCGCACTGCCCTCTACAGGCAAAAATGAAAACTGGACTACCGTTTCTACGAAGAGTATCCCATTTCAGAAAGGAGAAAATAAATTCAGAATTGTATTTGAAAATGGGGGCGTAAATCTGAATTATTTTGAAGTAAAATAA
- a CDS encoding S41 family peptidase, with the protein MKKKSIFPLTIITLGLSLSGHVLCAQNIKFDKATIKQVIYSIDSIIQRNYVYPDKALSIVNFLNKEYKKGKYQNLTNPQDFADKINTDIHFIQDDKHLRIEYNPSLENNIIKFNSSESNKNKINEADIAKEKSQNFYFRKLEILPSNIGYLEFTNFALPNDDAKKIIHSAMQFLSNTDALIIDLRNNRGGSGESNNILGYFFNGRTKIGRSFNRIKNTWSDNYVEGLQDTNGVFMKMPVYILTSTKTFSAAEGFAYTLQTLYGAKIIGNNTSGGAHLTRSFSLTNGFVGFIPYLRSENEKTHTDWEGTGVIPDIQTDTPLLTAQNEILKNKLTSTNNSEKPKIQWLINYNQSQIANIKADSSQLDKYTGRFAEFEITKHDNQLNFRDVNQKSNLTFPMIGISKNLFQVGGDYQLEFVNESDGKYQSIIMSWSDGYSEKIDRTP; encoded by the coding sequence ATGAAAAAAAAATCAATATTCCCTTTAACCATCATTACATTAGGGCTAAGTTTATCAGGTCATGTTCTATGTGCTCAGAATATCAAATTTGACAAGGCAACCATCAAACAGGTTATTTATAGTATTGATTCTATCATTCAAAGAAATTATGTATACCCTGATAAAGCCTTATCAATCGTCAATTTTCTCAATAAAGAATATAAAAAAGGAAAATACCAAAACCTAACCAATCCCCAGGATTTTGCTGACAAAATCAATACAGACATACATTTCATTCAGGATGATAAACACTTACGCATTGAATATAATCCTTCATTAGAAAATAATATTATTAAATTCAATTCTTCAGAATCCAATAAAAATAAAATAAACGAAGCGGACATTGCAAAAGAAAAATCACAAAATTTTTACTTTAGAAAACTGGAAATACTCCCTTCAAACATTGGGTATCTGGAATTTACAAATTTTGCGTTACCAAATGATGATGCAAAAAAAATAATTCATTCAGCTATGCAGTTTTTATCAAATACCGATGCATTGATTATTGATCTGCGTAATAACCGTGGTGGCAGCGGAGAATCCAATAATATACTAGGATACTTTTTTAATGGCAGAACAAAAATAGGAAGAAGCTTTAATCGTATTAAAAATACCTGGAGTGATAATTATGTGGAAGGCTTACAAGATACCAACGGGGTATTCATGAAAATGCCCGTTTATATACTGACCAGTACAAAAACATTCTCAGCAGCTGAAGGTTTTGCTTACACCTTACAAACTCTTTATGGTGCCAAAATAATCGGCAACAATACGAGTGGAGGAGCACATCTGACACGAAGCTTCAGCCTCACAAATGGCTTTGTGGGTTTTATTCCTTATTTGCGTAGTGAAAATGAAAAAACGCATACAGATTGGGAAGGCACCGGGGTTATTCCGGACATTCAAACTGATACTCCTCTTCTTACTGCACAAAATGAGATTCTTAAAAACAAACTAACATCCACTAATAATAGCGAAAAGCCCAAAATACAATGGCTGATTAATTATAATCAGTCACAAATAGCCAATATTAAAGCTGATAGCAGCCAACTCGACAAATATACTGGCCGATTTGCTGAATTCGAAATTACAAAACATGATAATCAATTGAACTTCAGAGATGTTAATCAAAAAAGCAACCTTACTTTTCCTATGATCGGGATTTCTAAAAATTTATTTCAGGTGGGAGGAGACTATCAACTTGAATTCGTTAATGAATCTGATGGCAAATATCAATCAATTATAATGAGCTGGAGTGATGGATATTCTGAAAAAATAGATAGAACTCCTTAA
- a CDS encoding endonuclease domain-containing protein yields MKEILTSINGIPIHKNFVENLPYNPYLKVLLKEKRKAGILGEVIFWKKVRARTFHHIDFDRQRIIGNYIVDFYVKSLGLIIEIDGSSHEGKEVYDDIRQKYLESLGLLVFRIADFDVRNNLVLTMKDLEDFIITHYGTTPSSKI; encoded by the coding sequence ATGAAAGAAATACTAACCTCCATCAATGGAATTCCCATTCATAAAAATTTTGTAGAAAACCTTCCCTATAATCCCTATTTAAAAGTATTATTAAAAGAAAAACGTAAAGCCGGAATACTAGGTGAAGTTATCTTCTGGAAAAAAGTTAGGGCCAGAACTTTTCATCATATTGATTTCGACAGGCAAAGAATTATTGGAAACTATATTGTCGATTTTTATGTGAAATCTTTAGGATTAATTATAGAAATTGATGGTTCAAGCCATGAAGGGAAAGAAGTTTATGATGACATTAGGCAAAAATATCTGGAATCTTTAGGTCTATTGGTTTTTAGGATTGCTGATTTTGACGTAAGAAATAATCTTGTGTTGACTATGAAAGATTTAGAGGATTTTATTATTACGCATTATGGAACCACCCCGTCTTCAAAAATTTGA
- a CDS encoding 2-hydroxyacid dehydrogenase encodes MMKVFVNKRIPEVGINMLQEAGLQIVFPESENLTYEEWLKYCQNTDVILNVGGDFKYDKLFFDSCPNIKAIALYSVGFDHVDIKEANVRNIPIGNTPDVLSRATSDVAFLLMQSVARRASYNFQKVKEGNWGAFDPLHALGQELYGKTLGVFGLGRIGFQMAEKCKKAFDMEIIYHNRHRNEEAERELDATYVSFDELVRNSDVLSVHANYTPEHKDLFNQSVFEKMNSDAIFINTARGGFHQEQDLYHALTEGKIWGAGLDVTNPEPMSANNPILELSNVCVLPHIGSATIEARNGMARLAAGNLIAFSKGEQMPNCVNPEVYD; translated from the coding sequence ATGATGAAAGTCTTTGTTAATAAAAGAATTCCTGAGGTCGGAATCAATATGTTGCAGGAAGCAGGATTACAGATTGTATTTCCTGAAAGTGAAAATCTAACTTATGAAGAATGGCTGAAGTATTGTCAGAATACAGATGTTATTTTAAATGTTGGCGGTGATTTTAAATATGACAAATTATTTTTTGATTCCTGCCCTAATATAAAAGCGATCGCGTTGTATTCTGTGGGATTTGACCATGTGGATATAAAAGAAGCGAATGTAAGAAATATTCCGATTGGAAATACACCCGATGTGTTGAGCAGAGCGACTTCTGATGTTGCTTTTTTACTAATGCAATCGGTAGCAAGACGAGCAAGTTATAATTTTCAAAAAGTAAAAGAAGGAAACTGGGGTGCTTTTGATCCTTTGCATGCTTTGGGACAGGAACTCTATGGTAAAACACTGGGTGTTTTCGGATTAGGAAGAATTGGTTTTCAAATGGCTGAGAAGTGTAAAAAAGCCTTTGATATGGAAATTATTTACCACAATCGTCACCGCAATGAAGAAGCAGAAAGAGAACTTGATGCAACTTATGTTTCCTTTGATGAATTGGTTAGAAATTCAGACGTGCTGAGTGTTCACGCCAATTATACTCCTGAACATAAAGATCTATTCAATCAGTCGGTATTTGAAAAGATGAATTCTGATGCTATCTTTATCAATACAGCAAGGGGCGGTTTCCATCAGGAACAGGACTTATATCATGCATTAACTGAAGGAAAGATCTGGGGGGCAGGTCTTGATGTAACCAATCCGGAACCTATGTCTGCGAACAATCCTATTTTAGAATTATCTAATGTTTGTGTATTGCCCCATATTGGCTCAGCAACCATTGAAGCCAGAAACGGAATGGCAAGACTAGCTGCCGGAAATCTTATTGCTTTTTCAAAAGGAGAACAGATGCCTAATTGTGTGAATCCTGAGGTCTATGATTAA
- a CDS encoding prevent-host-death protein — MDTNRFKASHDFSNLQKNLNNNPGYSVESYSQQVKDYIHDMKSKNQEATKQGFMTHAQKSVKEVWEEIQEIASEAWEKNKNHSDEKNNI; from the coding sequence ATGGACACAAACAGATTCAAAGCGTCCCATGATTTCAGTAATCTTCAAAAGAACCTGAACAATAATCCCGGATATAGTGTAGAAAGCTATTCCCAGCAGGTAAAAGATTATATTCATGATATGAAAAGCAAGAATCAGGAGGCTACAAAACAGGGATTTATGACCCATGCACAGAAGTCGGTAAAAGAAGTTTGGGAAGAAATTCAGGAAATAGCTTCTGAGGCTTGGGAGAAGAATAAGAACCATTCTGATGAAAAAAATAATATTTAA
- a CDS encoding Gfo/Idh/MocA family protein, with protein sequence MLKAGLVGAGHLGKIHLKLLNQSDRYEFVGFHDKDIENGKKLEAEFGYKYFENFDELLEQIDMLDIVTPTVYHYDYALKAIAKGLHFFIEKPVTQTLEQAEEILRLCQENGIKAQVGHVERYNPAFIATKEYINNPMFIEIHRLAEFNPRGTDVSVVLDLMIHDLDILLSIAKSKVKNIHASGVCVVSKTPDIANARIEFENGCVANLTTSRISMKAMRKSRFFQKDAYISVDFLEKKAEVIRMKDAPESPTPFDMIIENAEGEKNQILFEYPNIQPNNAILDELNSFADAITGDKNVEVSLEDGTEALKVALEIMKLISQK encoded by the coding sequence ATGTTAAAAGCAGGTTTGGTAGGTGCCGGACACTTGGGAAAGATCCATTTAAAACTTCTTAATCAGTCAGATCGATATGAGTTTGTAGGCTTCCACGATAAAGATATTGAAAACGGGAAAAAATTAGAAGCCGAATTCGGATATAAATATTTTGAAAATTTTGATGAATTGCTTGAGCAGATTGATATGCTGGACATTGTTACTCCTACAGTCTATCATTATGATTATGCATTAAAAGCAATTGCAAAGGGACTTCATTTCTTTATTGAAAAACCAGTTACCCAAACCCTGGAACAGGCAGAAGAAATCCTGCGTTTATGCCAGGAGAATGGCATTAAAGCACAGGTAGGACATGTGGAAAGATATAACCCGGCTTTCATAGCAACCAAGGAATATATCAACAATCCGATGTTTATTGAAATTCACCGTTTGGCTGAATTTAATCCTCGGGGTACCGATGTTTCTGTGGTATTGGATCTTATGATTCATGACCTTGATATCTTGCTAAGCATCGCAAAATCTAAGGTAAAAAACATCCATGCCAGCGGTGTGTGTGTAGTAAGCAAAACTCCTGATATTGCGAATGCCAGAATAGAATTTGAAAACGGATGCGTTGCCAACCTTACCACGTCCAGAATATCAATGAAAGCTATGAGAAAAAGCAGATTCTTCCAGAAAGACGCTTATATCTCAGTAGATTTTCTTGAGAAAAAGGCAGAAGTAATCAGAATGAAAGACGCTCCGGAAAGTCCTACTCCATTTGACATGATTATTGAAAATGCTGAAGGAGAGAAAAACCAGATCTTGTTTGAATATCCAAATATTCAGCCTAACAATGCTATTCTTGATGAATTAAATTCTTTTGCTGATGCCATTACGGGTGATAAAAATGTAGAAGTTTCTCTTGAAGACGGAACCGAAGCCTTAAAGGTTGCTTTAGAAATTATGAAGCTTATCAGTCAGAAATAA
- a CDS encoding protein-L-isoaspartate(D-aspartate) O-methyltransferase → MQDSFVHKGKRKNLVEYLRYRIGISDENVLSAMNEIPRHLFIESIFEDFAYEDRAFPILAHQTISHPSTVAEQSELLQVKAGEKVLEIGTGCGYQTAVLIAMKAHVYTVERQKDLFDFSKNKLRELHLYPKFQSFGDGFAGLPTFAPFDKIIVTCGAGTLPTELLKQLRVGGIMVIPLGPTDEQVLYRFTKVGPTEFEKEEFGAYKFVPMLGNTNQ, encoded by the coding sequence ATGCAGGATTCGTTTGTACATAAAGGAAAAAGAAAGAATTTAGTAGAATATCTCAGATACAGAATCGGGATTTCGGATGAAAATGTACTTTCGGCAATGAATGAAATTCCGAGACACCTTTTCATTGAAAGTATTTTTGAAGACTTTGCCTATGAAGACAGGGCTTTCCCCATCTTGGCGCATCAAACCATTTCTCATCCATCAACGGTAGCAGAACAGTCTGAATTGTTACAGGTGAAAGCAGGTGAGAAAGTACTGGAAATAGGAACCGGATGTGGATATCAGACCGCTGTTTTAATCGCAATGAAAGCTCATGTATATACAGTGGAAAGACAAAAGGATCTCTTCGATTTCTCAAAAAACAAATTGAGAGAACTTCATTTATATCCTAAATTCCAAAGCTTTGGAGACGGATTCGCCGGGCTTCCCACTTTTGCTCCTTTCGATAAAATTATTGTAACCTGTGGAGCCGGAACTTTACCTACGGAATTATTGAAACAGTTAAGGGTAGGTGGCATAATGGTGATCCCATTAGGACCAACAGATGAACAGGTGTTATACAGATTCACAAAAGTAGGGCCTACAGAGTTTGAAAAAGAAGAATTTGGAGCGTATAAGTTTGTTCCGATGTTGGGAAACACCAATCAATAA
- a CDS encoding META domain-containing protein, with product MKNLFLSICTAAVLVSCGTMTSPSASKVGKAQPALANTKWTLADNVKGKIPTLNIEGEKINGNAGCNNYFGTATIDPSTGGFSAGQMGSTKMMCNNIGVEQNFMDMMSKANKYVISGNVLELYKDNLLLLKFNKSE from the coding sequence ATGAAAAATCTTTTTTTAAGTATATGTACAGCAGCAGTATTGGTATCGTGTGGAACCATGACAAGTCCATCTGCTTCTAAAGTAGGAAAAGCTCAGCCGGCTCTTGCCAATACAAAATGGACACTAGCCGATAACGTAAAAGGCAAAATTCCAACATTAAATATTGAAGGAGAAAAGATCAACGGAAATGCAGGTTGTAACAACTATTTTGGAACGGCTACAATAGATCCTTCTACAGGAGGTTTTTCAGCAGGACAAATGGGGTCTACCAAAATGATGTGTAACAATATCGGAGTAGAGCAGAACTTTATGGATATGATGAGTAAAGCTAACAAATATGTAATTTCAGGAAATGTACTGGAGCTTTATAAAGACAATCTTTTATTATTGAAATTCAATAAATCAGAATAA
- a CDS encoding 3-hydroxybutyryl-CoA dehydrogenase, which translates to MKNIVVIGAGTMGNGIAHTFAQSGFKVNLVDVSQEALDRGLKTITTNLDRIIAKGNLTEEQKAETLGNITTFTALNDAVGAADLIVEAATENLDLKLKIFGQMDELAPAGCILATNTSSISITKIAAATKRADKVIGMHFMNPVPIMKLVEIIKGYSTSKETFDAIYDMSKSLGKVPVEVNDYPGFVANRILMPMINESIETLYNGVAGVEEIDTVMKLGMAHPMGPLQLADFIGLDVCLAILNVMYDGFKNPKYAPNPLLVNMVTAGKLGVKSGEGFYDYSESKKAEKVSKMFLK; encoded by the coding sequence ATCAAAAACATTGTAGTTATCGGAGCAGGAACCATGGGAAATGGTATTGCACATACTTTCGCACAAAGCGGTTTTAAAGTAAATCTTGTAGATGTATCTCAGGAAGCTTTAGACAGAGGATTGAAAACCATTACTACGAACCTTGACAGAATCATTGCAAAGGGAAACCTTACCGAAGAGCAAAAAGCTGAAACGTTGGGAAACATCACTACTTTCACCGCTCTTAATGATGCTGTGGGAGCTGCTGACCTTATTGTAGAAGCTGCTACTGAAAACCTTGATCTTAAATTAAAGATCTTTGGTCAGATGGATGAATTGGCTCCTGCAGGTTGTATCCTTGCGACCAATACATCTTCTATTTCTATCACGAAAATTGCTGCTGCTACAAAAAGAGCAGATAAAGTAATCGGAATGCACTTTATGAATCCGGTTCCTATCATGAAGCTGGTTGAAATCATCAAAGGATATTCTACTTCTAAAGAAACTTTCGATGCTATTTATGATATGAGCAAATCATTAGGGAAGGTTCCTGTAGAAGTGAATGATTATCCGGGTTTCGTAGCCAACAGAATCTTAATGCCAATGATTAATGAATCTATTGAAACACTATATAACGGTGTAGCTGGTGTAGAAGAAATTGACACGGTAATGAAATTAGGAATGGCTCACCCAATGGGACCACTTCAATTGGCAGATTTTATTGGTCTTGATGTATGTCTTGCGATTCTAAACGTAATGTATGACGGATTCAAAAATCCTAAATATGCTCCGAACCCATTATTGGTAAACATGGTAACAGCAGGAAAACTTGGAGTAAAATCAGGAGAAGGTTTCTATGATTACTCTGAAAGTAAAAAAGCTGAAAAAGTTTCAAAAATGTTTTTAAAATAA